A window of the Microbacterium sp. LWH13-1.2 genome harbors these coding sequences:
- a CDS encoding Lrp/AsnC family transcriptional regulator → MSAATKQPVLDDISKRIVELLQEDGRRPYAEIGREVGLSEAAARQRVQRMTEAGIIQIVAVTDPMQLGFKRMSMIGIRVTGDPRAVAEQLTEITELAYVVVTLGTYDILVEAVCESDAHLLDLIATRIRTIPGVIHTESLLYAGLYKDLYNWGTR, encoded by the coding sequence ATGAGTGCCGCAACGAAACAGCCAGTCCTTGATGACATCTCGAAGCGGATCGTCGAGCTGCTGCAGGAGGACGGCCGGCGCCCCTACGCCGAGATCGGCCGCGAGGTCGGGCTCAGCGAGGCCGCGGCCCGGCAGCGCGTGCAGCGGATGACGGAGGCGGGCATCATCCAGATCGTCGCCGTCACCGACCCGATGCAGCTCGGCTTCAAGCGCATGTCGATGATCGGCATCCGCGTCACCGGCGACCCCCGTGCGGTCGCAGAGCAGCTGACGGAGATCACCGAACTCGCCTACGTGGTCGTGACCCTCGGCACCTACGACATCCTCGTCGAAGCGGTGTGCGAGAGCGACGCCCATCTGCTCGACCTCATCGCCACCCGCATCCGCACCATCCCCGGCGTCATCCACACCGAGAGCCTGCTCTACGCCGGCCTCTACAAAGACCTCTACAACTGGGGTACGCGCTGA
- a CDS encoding gamma-aminobutyraldehyde dehydrogenase translates to MATESLQNFIGGRRVPVNGAGRMPLIDPATEETYGELPVSDASDVDAAYAAAAAAFPVWRDTTPADRQLALFRIADEMQARAEEFADLESKDTGKPRASLVADEILQSIDQLRFFAGAARSLEGRAAAEYLAGHTSFVRREPIGVIGQVTPWNYPLNMAVWKIAPALAAGNTVVLKPAESTPLTTLLLAEIVAVHTPVGTLNVVLGDRDTGVALVEHPTPQMVAITGSVRAGMAVARSAAADVKRVHLELGGKAPAIVFPDADLDRAASGIVTGAFFNAGQDCTAATRVLVHSSVHDEFVAALVEKTKTDARTGAPHEEGVLYGPLSSAAQLAQVQGFVDRLPPHATIETGGRHQGDAGYFFEATIVSGLHQDDEAVQSEIFGPVLTVQAFDTDEEALAMANDVPYALASSVWTRDHTRAMRFSRDLDFGCVWINTHIPFVSDMPHGGFKHSGYGKDLSQYGFDDYTRIKHVMTALD, encoded by the coding sequence ATGGCCACAGAATCCCTGCAGAACTTCATCGGCGGTCGACGCGTTCCCGTGAACGGCGCAGGGCGGATGCCGCTGATCGACCCGGCGACGGAGGAGACGTACGGCGAGCTGCCCGTGTCGGACGCCTCCGACGTCGACGCCGCGTACGCCGCGGCCGCCGCCGCGTTTCCCGTCTGGCGCGACACGACCCCGGCCGACCGGCAGCTGGCCCTGTTCCGCATCGCCGACGAGATGCAGGCCCGCGCCGAGGAGTTCGCCGACCTGGAGTCGAAGGACACCGGCAAGCCGCGGGCCAGCCTCGTCGCCGACGAGATCCTGCAGTCCATCGACCAGCTGCGGTTCTTCGCCGGCGCCGCCCGCAGCCTCGAGGGCCGCGCCGCCGCCGAGTACCTCGCCGGCCACACCTCGTTCGTGCGCCGCGAGCCCATCGGCGTCATCGGCCAGGTCACGCCGTGGAACTACCCGCTCAACATGGCGGTGTGGAAGATCGCGCCAGCGCTCGCCGCCGGCAACACCGTGGTGCTGAAGCCCGCCGAATCGACCCCGCTGACCACGCTGTTGCTCGCCGAGATCGTGGCCGTGCACACGCCCGTCGGCACTCTGAACGTCGTGCTCGGCGACCGCGACACCGGGGTGGCGCTCGTCGAGCATCCGACGCCGCAGATGGTCGCGATCACCGGGTCGGTGCGGGCGGGCATGGCAGTGGCCCGCTCGGCCGCCGCCGACGTGAAGCGCGTGCACCTCGAACTCGGCGGCAAAGCGCCGGCGATCGTCTTCCCCGACGCCGACCTCGACAGGGCGGCCTCGGGCATCGTCACCGGCGCGTTCTTCAACGCCGGGCAGGACTGCACAGCCGCCACCCGCGTGCTCGTGCACTCCTCTGTGCACGACGAGTTCGTCGCGGCGCTGGTCGAGAAGACGAAAACGGATGCCCGCACCGGTGCACCGCATGAGGAGGGAGTCCTGTACGGGCCCCTCAGCAGCGCGGCCCAGCTCGCCCAGGTGCAGGGCTTCGTCGACCGGCTGCCGCCTCACGCCACGATCGAGACCGGCGGGCGTCACCAGGGAGACGCGGGCTACTTCTTCGAGGCCACCATCGTCTCGGGTCTGCACCAGGACGACGAGGCCGTGCAGAGCGAGATCTTCGGACCGGTGCTCACCGTGCAGGCCTTCGACACCGACGAGGAGGCGCTGGCGATGGCGAACGACGTCCCCTACGCTCTGGCCTCGTCGGTGTGGACGCGTGACCACACCAGGGCGATGCGCTTCTCCCGCGACCTCGACTTCGGGTGCGTGTGGATCAACACCCACATCCCGTTCGTGTCCGACATGCCGCACGGCGGCTTCAAGCACTCGGGCTACGGCAAGGACCTCTCGCAATACGGCTTCGACGACTACACCCGCATCAAGCACGTCATGACCGCGCTCGACTGA